The following nucleotide sequence is from Deinococcus radiotolerans.
CCCCAACGGAGGAGATAGACGATGCCCGCCAGGGTCTGGCGAGCACACTGGCGCGGACGACCACCGCGTGGACGCGGTGGTGGTGAAGGAATGACCGGTTGAATCAGCGCCCACAGGTCATCGGGTACGAGCTGCTCGACCATGATCGGAACATAGTCCGACGTGTTCTGTCCTCAGGCTCTAAATCGTAAACGGCAAATTCAACGCGGGCGTGCTCGCCTTCGAGGCCGTCCACGTTCACCCTGGTGGACGTGTGGTGCGACGTGGCCGGGTGGGAGTCGTCGGTCATGCGTCACCGTAGCACCTGCGTGGTGGAGCGCAGGGGGAATATAGAAGCGTTCAGGGCCCCGGCAGGGCAAGCGCACCTGCATCTGCAACCCGTCACCGTGGCCTCCTCACCTGACGCGCCCGTCATGCCCCAGCTGCATCCTGTAACTCTTCAGCCTGGCCGCGCCAGGGGGGCGTCGCCGCGCCGGGCGCGATGAGCCACGCGTGGCCGCTGCGCCACGCGGGCAGCCGCCCCTGCGCAGCCCACGCGGCCACCCGCTGTCTCGGATGCCCCTGCAGGTCCGCCCATTCCGGGAGGGACACCGCAGGCAGTGACAGGCGCTCTTCCCGACTCAGGCGCTTGACGATCACCTGCGGGGAGACCCGGCCGTCCGGGAGTGGCTCGTCGGGCCGGATCAGCCACCCGACGCTGGACCGCCACACGCGCACCTCGCCCCGTTGCGCCCAGGTGAGCGCGCGCCCACTGCCCAGCTGACGCGCCGCCGCCCATTCGGACAGCAGCACGGCTGGTGGGGCGCCCCTCATCGTGGACGCAGTTTGGCACACCCGCGTTCGTGAGCGCCGGAGTTGATCGCGTGGTCACTTTCGCGCCCGGAGGTCCCCTTCTCCCTGTACTGTGCCGGGGAGGAGACGTCATGCAACAAGCGCTTAGGCCACGCCCAACCCCCTCGCCACAGACTGCGCCGGCCGCAGCGGCGGCCGCGCCGGTCAAGGCACCAGCGACCACGCGCCCACCCGCCGTGCTGGCTGAAATGCAGCGGGCCACACTGCAGATCAGGGCGCTCGCCGGAAAACCCGCTCAGATGGCCGCCTACCTCCACACCTGGATTCAGGCGAACACCAAAGAGCTGATCCGCGACCGGACCGTCAAATCCAACCTGGGCGATCTCGGCAACGCCATTCCCAACTGGGCGGACCGCCTCAGCACCTCCGTCGCTAATGGCGTGCTCGGTCCGGCTGCAGCCCAGGACCTGACCCTGGGGACCACGCGGCAGATGACCCGCACCCGGCACGGCCTGGCTTTCGTGACGGTCGGCAACCTCAGCGGCGCGTACCAGGCGCAAGACACCATCGGGACGGCCACAACCCATGAGGTCGCGGTGCTCCGCGCGATCCTCGCGGCCATCCCTGCGAAGGACCGCGTCGCCGTTGCGGCGGCGTATGCCAAGCTCAGTGGTGGCAAGACACTGAGTGCCACGCTGGGTGAACGCATCCGGAACCCGAACCTCCGCGCGCCCCTCATGGCCCTGATCCCGCCGCCCGTGAGTGGCGCCACCCTGACGCACGACGCCTTCCTCGAGCAGCTGGCCGTGGGCCTGGTCTACAGCAATCAACTGGCCGACGAGATGAACGCCGACACGCTCGATGAGCGTCGGCACAGCAACCCGGCCGCGCTGCTCGCGCACTTCGGGTTCAAGGCCGGCCCGCTCGTCATGGGCCGCTGGGGCTTCCAGATGCGCGTGTTCACGCCGATTCCCGGGAAAGCGAAGTGGCCGCAGCCGATCGTGGCGTTCCGCGGGACTGAGGGCGTACAGCTGGACGTCAAAGGTGACGGCGCCGCGAAGAAAGCCGCGGCCGCCAACGAAGCCGGGCCGGACGTTCGAGCCGCGCGGGCCCTGGCCATTGAGGGCTCCGTCGACACGGTACTCGGGGACGCCAGCCCCACGCAGGTCGGGTGGCTGCAGGTGCAACCCAACCTGAAGCTGATCGATGCGAACCTCAGTCGCCTGAAGGGCACGGCGGTCTCGACCGGGCACAGTCTCGGCGGCGGCATCGCGCAACTCGTCACGGCGCTGCGGCCCGCGCACTTCGCGTCCGTCGTGACCTTCCAGGCCCCAGGCATCGACGCCGCGGAAGTGCAGAAACTGAGGCAGTACAACGCCGGCGCGGGCAACGGGACGCCCATCACAGCCCGGCACTACCGCGTCGACGGGGACATCGTCCCCACCGCTGGAGAGCAGGTGCTGGACGGGCAGATCTACTACTTCGACCGGTCCAGCCGCCCCGCCGGCACGCAGGCGCCTTTCCAGTCCAACGTGGCTGAGAACGTCCAGGCCGGCCACGTCACCCCGATGCTCAGCACGTACATCCGCGGCTCGAAGCCCGTCCATCCGGACCTGCAGGTAATCGCCAGCCAGGGCCTCAAAGACGAAGCCACCCTGCAACCCGGCAAGGACAAGCGCGACGTGCAGACGACCTTCTCCGGGTCCTACGCCACGGCCCAGGACCCCCGCATCAACACCGAAGCGAACCGGAAGATCGCCACCGGAAAACTGCACCTGATGCCCGGCGAAGATCCCTTCGAGGCGGTCATCTACGCAAACATCGCGTACAACACCCTCCTCTCGCACATTGAAGCCGTGGCAGCCGATCCGAACGTCAAGACGTACGAGGCGTTCAGGCAACGCTGCACCGCGCTCCTGAACAGCCGAGCGCCGCTGCCGCTCGATCCGGACGACGTCAGTCTCGCCCGTATCCTGAAGCTCGACCACTATGAGGACGATTACGACTCAAGACCCATGCCCACCCCGTACGGCATGCCGGTGTACCAGAAGAAGGCGACGCCCATCGTGACCTACCTGAACGAGGGCGTCCGGATTCCGCCGCGGGTCGCGGATCAGGTGCAGGTGCAGCTGCGGGTCATCTGGACCGCCTGGAGGGGCCAGTGAACCGCCTGCTGCTGGCCAGTGTCGTCTGCCTCCTCGTGGCCTGCCGACCAGCGCCAGGGACAGATCTTCAAGTGAAAGGAGCGGCCATGAGCCCCGACCAGTTGAACCAGACCATCCTGAGCCGCCTGACCCGCCCGGACTTCAAGGAGGTCGACGGTGGCACAATCTACGGGCTGCAAGGTGGGCACTCCCGCCTGTTCGTGACCGCCCTGCCCCGGGATGAGGTGGTTCAGATGCTGTCCGGGCTGCTGGACCATCAGGTGACGTCGCAGCCGTGGGCAGAGGACTACGGGCAGGTGCACGGCTCGTTCGCCGTGAAGAGCGATCCACGCCTGGTGCTGGGCCTCGCGGCGAGTGACCTCGCACCGAAGCGGGCGGATTACGCGGCGTTCCCGGAGCTGCTCAAGACGTACGTCACGGAAGTGCTGTACTCGCCGCCCTCGACGGATGAGCCCTGAAGGGCCCCGCATGGTTCCGGCACGTGAACCTCGGTGAGGCCGGAGTCGCTCTGCAGGCCGCTTGATGGCTTCGTCCGCGAGCGGCTCGGTATTGAGCGTGATGGAGACGCGTTGCGATTGACACGGTGGGCCTGTGAAGTCCCACCTTGCTCCTCTCCTGGGGACCTTCAGCTGCGCGCCCGAAGCTCTGGGGCAGTTCGAGGCCGCAGCGCTGCTGTCCGAGCGATGACCCTGCCGCTGGGGTCTGGGTGTCATGCACCGATCGTGTACTCAGACGAGCCGTTAAGGGCTCTGAGGCAGCGACAGGTCACTGGCCACGGATAGATGAGGTGGACGTGCTGAGCCGGGCGTCCATGGTGTTCGTGCGGTGGTTGACCTGCAGCGCCATGATCGGCTGCAAGTTCCGTCGCCTCGGCTTCACTCACCGTTCCGTCACGTTTCCAGGGTCATGCGCCTCTCTGCAGACCGTCATCTGACTCGGGCAGGACGTCTCCTGACTGGTGGGGTTGAAGCCTGCAGGGTTGTTTCACTGATCTGTTCCGGGGATGCCCTGCCCCAGCACTCCTGTCGTTGGAGCGCCAAGCTCTACGGTTACCACCACTTCCATGACGGTGGGATCCCAGTCGCGGACTCACTCAAGTGGCACAGGAGCGCTGAAGCTGTCCCAGCATATGTGGACACTCAACCACTCACGCAGGTCGTCCTGCTGCGCGGCAGTCACTAACGGGTCGTTAACGAACCGAATTCTACAGTGCAGGTGCAGGGTCGCTGAGCGCGCCAGCTGCGCTGCCCTCCGTCTTCTCCGGTGCTTCCGGGCACCCACGTCTTCCCTCAGGAGCGCCCCCTATGGCTGCCAGAACTGCCGCGATCCCCCTGATGAACCTCACCGATCACCCACTCCACCTGACTGGCTCATCCACCAGTCACGGCCGGTGGGCGCCGCCTCCGCCCACGACCGTCAACGCCGGCGCAACCGGAACATTCCAGGCTGAATCACACGGCGTCATGACAGGCACCGAGGGACAGGCCACGTACCGCATGGGTGATGGGCAGCCCTCGTTCGTTCTGCACTTCGGCCATCCTTACGTCGGCAGCAACCGCTACGACACGCACCTCACATCTACGTCAGCACCGTACAGCTTCACGCCGACGGGGACCACCTGCGACGGCTCGACATTCTCGTGCGTAGTCACCCCGGCGCTGCCCAGCCACTGGCGCCACGCGAACCTGGATGCGCTGGGCGCCCTGACGCCGCGGGACCTGTGTCTGCCCAGCGCGCACGACGCCGGCATGAGCGCCCTCAATGCCCACACGGATTGCACTGTCCTCATGCAATCGCAGGGGGTTGGCGGTCAGCTGAGGCAGGGCACCCGGGACTTCGACCTCCGCCCCGTGATCAGTGGCGGGCAGTACGTCACGAGGCACGACTCCCTGATCGACAAAGCCGGGGTCACAACCCAGCAGGGTGGCACCGGGCAGAGCGTCGCCGAGATCACCGAGCAGATCAACGCGTTCACGCAGGACAACGCCGAACTGATCGTCCTGAACCTCAGTCATGACCTGAACACAGACGCGGGGAACTCCGGGTACCCCGCCTTCACCCAGGACGAGTGGACCGCGCTGTTCGCGCAGCTCAGCCAGCTCCAGCAGCTGTACCGCGCGCCAGACGGCGCGGCCGATCTCACGCAACTGCCGCTGCGATCGTTCATCGGCGCCGGGCAGGCCGCCGTGGTGATCCTCGTCGAACCGGACGGCGTGAACCTCGGCCCGTACGCCCGGCAGGGCTTCTATCCAGCCGGTGCGTGGCCCACGTACAACACGTACGCCAACACGAACGACCTGGCGCACATGATGCGCGACCAGTTCAGCAAGATGCAGATTCAACCGTCCCAGGGCACGTCCTTCCTGCTGTCATGGACCAGCACGACGCGCGGACGGTCACGTGTGCCATGCCGTCCATCCGGCAACTCGCGGATCAGGCCAACGCCGCCTTCCCGCAGGTCCTCCCGAACTGCCATGGGGACGTGTTCCCGAACGTTCTGTACACGGGCAACATCACCAGTCCCATCTAGGCGCATCTGGCTCTGACCATCAATCATTCGAACGCCCGCCGCCAGGCCCGCCCGACCAGCTGATGCCCTGGTCAGCCAGCCACTTGCCCGGCCGAGCGTCAGGCCGTCCGCCCCACCATTCACTTCACCCTGCCCTTTAGAGGAGCCGTTTATGACTGCATTGACTCTTGACACGAACGCTCAGGCCACCATCATCATCAGCGACGTGCACATCGGCACGAACTACCCCACCTGCTGGTACCAGGCGACCGTGCATGAGCCCTACCTCGCCACGCTGCTCGACTGGGTCGTTCACAACGCGGCGGGCGTCAAGGAACTCGTGATCCTGGGGG
It contains:
- a CDS encoding transposase, coding for MVEQLVPDDLWALIQPVIPSPPPRPRGGRPRQCARQTLAGIVYLLRWG